The genomic window ATGCCACGCTCATCATCCTGATCTAGAATAATGGCTTTTCCGCCTTTATCAATGATATTTCTAACATTCGCCTCTCCAAGCCCAGAGGCTCCTCCCGTTACAATTGCTATGCAATCTTTTACATTCAAAATATAACCTCCTCTAATGATTGATTTACCTATCTTTGATTTCAATTTTTCACATTGGTTCTCCTGCTTAGGTTCTAGTAAATGTATATTATTATTTTGATAAAAGATTCTTTTACTAATTAAAAAAGGCCCATCTAGTTAAGTACTAGATGGAGCCCAAACTTTTTTCAAGCCAATTCGCTTTCAAGCAGGATAGACTTTAAATATTTTCTAATTCTATACAATTTCGTTTTTACTGTATTCTGGTTTAATTTCATTAAATGGGCTATTTCTCTTTCTTTTAGTCCATAATTAATTTTTAGTAAAAACACTCTTTTTTGATCAGGTGAGAGAGAGTTAATCACAGCATGAATTTGCTCATTTAAGAAATTCAGTTCTACTTCCTGTTCCACGTTTTGGTTCATAATCAGGTTCGTATTCTCAATGTCTTTATTCGCAGCCAATCTTTCAGTTGTTTTCCTTTCTTTACGGATCACGTCAATGGCCGTTCTCGTGGCAATAGATGACAGCCAGGCTCCCATTTTCTCTTTATCCTGAATGGTGTCCATTTTTTGGTAAGCTTTGAGTAAAGTTTCCTGAACAACATCCTCAGCTAAATAATGATCTCTTGTAATACAATAAGCTGCATGAAATATCCGCTTATAATACAAATCACAAACTTCTTTCATATCAATAGAGCAAGCATCCATTTTCATTCCCCTCCCTCACCAACTATTCAAAATATTGCTTCACAAAATCCGGAACTCTGTCACTGCTAAAGCTTTTTATATCTATATACCGATCATTTTTATATTTAATAGCTACCACATATGGTCCATCAATATAGCCCTTTGTATCCTCCAAAGTTGTTTCCAGCATTGTTTTATCTGTTATCTTAAGAACGTTACTAATATTTTCCATCTGATTAAATACTTCCTCATGGGAAAATCCTCTAAAGTCGATATCCAATTCATCCTTTGGAGCAATGTATGCAGTGTCAATATCTGAAGCATTAACTCGCGCATTCTCTAATAGCCCCTTCTCAGAAAGCCACTGTTCAAATTTTTCATATGAAACTCGCCATTGCATCATAGCCGTTTTATCATTCCGCTGAAAAATTTCAATAACCGAATAGGCATCCCGATCATCCTGAATCTCTTCATAAGTTGCCTGATTTATTTCATCTTTTAAAATGGAAATTGCTTCTTCCATTTCAGTTGGATCAACAATGATTGACCTTTTACTTACAGGACCGAAAGGCTGAATAGTTATTTTTTCTATTTGATCCTCTTTTACTTGAAAAATCTCGTTAGTAACCCTTTTGTATTCTTGAGATTCATAGATTAACTTATAAAACTGGGCGTATTTATTTTTATCAATCTCATAGTTTCTTATTATTCTCTTTCCATTGGTCAGCTCATAAACAAAAAAGGCAGAATCTCTAGAAGATGGGCTTTCGCCCTTATTGGCTACAATTTCTTTATGAAGCCTTCTTATGAGCTCAATATTGTCTGTATCCTCTAGATAATAAGGTTCTGTTTCAGAATCAATAAAACGGTAGTAGCTGTTTCCAAAATGAACACGTTCAATTTCACTCGTATACGGAATATTTTTCTCATATTGAGTAAAATCAAATTGGAATAAGATGAAAAGAACAGCCATTGTACAAGCATAAATGAGAAACCCTCTTATATGAATGATGATTCTCCAAGATTTTTGTAATACCATTTCAGCAATAAAATATCCTAAAATGGAGCCAAACAAATAACCTGCAATAAGCCACAAGGTGCCTCCTTCCATTTTTCCGAAGTACATTCCGCCTAATAACATCGAGCAAAAGGTTGCACCATATTTAAAGATTGGCTTCATAAAGGGAAAAATGAGAGCCTGAGATACTGCTTCAAGCCTTCTGTGCTTATAAATCCATAAGGATGCTCCATACAAAGTAAAAATTAGCAAAATATAGATGATGATTTCTCCCCATCCAACCGGACGTTCGTTGATTAAGCTTAAAGCGACTAAAGGGGAAATAGAGTCAATTTTATTTTCCATGAAATATTGTTCAGGAAATCCATACAAGTAAAACGGCAGATTAAAACTAAACAACATAATTAAGCCAATCGGCAGTAGCAGAAGTATATAAGTTAACCCGCCTTGGACAACGGATAATCCTGTTATCATTGCCACAAAGACCGCTGCCATATAAATTACTAAATTAAACATAATTGTTATGCCCATCCATTGGAATACATCGCCAATACTTAAAGTTTCCTGTAAATCTAATGGACCGTAAATGATCAATACAATTAAGCTATTTAGTATAACCGGTGTTATTAATATCACTGCTCCCAAAAGTGTGAACACGTGATAAATTCGCTCTCTCTTCAATGGCAGACTATGCATAAAATCGCTAAAATGCTTTACCTGCAAAAAGCGAAATAAGAATATCGCCAAAAGAACAGGAAGTGCAATAGATAAAACAGTTTGAATCTCAGCATTAGATTGGAACAGATTTTCTATCCTTATAAAATATCGGTGTTCCTCATACTTAGATTCTGTCATTAATATTTCTAATGGAACGGCGATGAATAAACCAAGAAAATATAAGATGGATACCCACCCGACACTTCTCAAGATGGTTTTCCAAATCTCTCTGCTAACCAAGGATATTTTGGACTGCATATCCAACATCCCCCATTTCATAAATAAAAATTTCTTCTAATGTAAGTGGCAGGATATCAAATATGATAGGGTTATACTTGATAATTCTGGCTGATATCTCTTCTTCTTTTCCATTCAAAATAAATAAATGAATACTTCCGCGTTTTTCCTTATGAAGGATTTTGACATTGTCAAAGATTCCTGGCGGAGTTGGTCCATTAAAGGCAATCTGGATTTTGTGGGTATCTGATTTTAGATCGTCCAGTTCCTTTTCAATCATTAATTTTCCTTTATGCATAATGCCAATGAAATCACATAAATCTTCAACCTCTCTTAAATTATGTGAGGAAATTAATACAGTCATTTCACGTTCAGCAACATCTTCAATAAGTAAGCCTTTTACTTTTTTCCGCATGACCGGATCTAGTCCATCCATCGGCTCATCAAGAAGAAGAAGATCTGGTTTCGTTGATAGGCCGAGGATAAACGCAGCCTGTCTTTGAATCCCCTTAGAAAATTTATGAACCTTTTTATGTATGTCCATATTAAAAGCTTTAACTAATTCTTCAAAACGATTCTGATCCCAAGCAGGATATATATTTTCATAGAATTGTGCCATTTGCTTCACTGTATATTGGGGAAGGAAATAAGGAATATCCTGGATAAAGAAAATTCTTTGCTTGATGTTTGTATTCTCATAAACTGGCATTTCATCTATCGTAATTACCCCATCATCCTGAACATAGATTCCTGCTATCAGTTTAAGGAGTGTCGTCTTTCCTGCCCCATTGGAGCCAAGTAAACCATAAATCGACCCTTTGTTCACAGTTATATTAATATTCTCAATAGCTTCTAAGTCCTCAAATGACTTGCGAACATTTCTAATTTTGATCATCTTCTATCCCTCCCCCAACAGTAGCCTCAACCTCTTGAATGATTTTGTATAATTCATCTGCCGACATGCCTAGATACATGGCTTCTGAAAGCAGCTTAATTAGCTCTGATTTCACCTTACTTAGCTTTTCAGTATTAGGCGAGGGACTAGCCGGACTAACAAAACTGCCTTTTCCTTTAATGGAGTAAATATATCCTTGAACCTCAAGCTCTCGATAAGCTTTTTGGATCGTATTCGGATTAATGGTCAGCTGCTGGGCTAGCGTTCTCACTGAAGGTAGCTGTTCATCTGTCTTTAATATCTCTGTAATTATCAGCTCTTTAAGCCGCTCAACCAATTGCTCATATATCGGTTTACGGCTCCTTACATCCAGCTCAAACATTATATGCCCTCCCATCTGTACTTAGTGTACTACCATACATAGTACAGTTGATACAGTTAGGATTATATTATAAAAATATGGAAATGGGAATAGGTATTTGGAAGTTTTTTTATTAAAGGCTTAATTCGGATATTACTAGTGCTGACCGATATTTATCCAAAAGTGACCGATATAACAGAAATCTAACCGATATTTCTGTATAAGTGACCGATATTTTCATTAACTGACCGATATATCTGAAATGATTGTTGGTATTGGAAATTTCATATGCTCAAGGCATAAAAAAAGGAAAAGTGATCAATCCACTTTTCCTTTTCCCAACATTTCTATTCAATTACTTTATTCAATGCTTTAATCTTCACGGCGCATGCTTTATATTCTGCCGTACCCGAGATCGGATCAAATTCATTAATCGTCAAGACATTTGTTGGAACGTCCTCAAAGTGGAAACTCATAAAAATCAAGCCTGGTGCTACCTGATCGGTTACCTTAGCTTTTACTTGAACGCTTCCTCTTCTTGAACTTACCTCGACTAAATCTCCGGTTTCAATCCCTAATTTCACAGCATCTTCCGGATGGATATCAGCTGACTCCTCAGTTTGTTTAATTTTCACACCACTTGCATAAAGATTTGTTTGGGTGTGCGTATTATAAGATTCATAGCGTCTCCCGGTTGTAAGCGTAAATGGATATTCCTCGTCCGGTTTCTCGATTGGACCAGTATACTTAACAGCATTGAATGGTGACAATCGTACATTGCTTGCATTTTCATCAAAGAATCTTTGATGAAGAATAAAGGTGCCAGGATGAGTTTCATCTGGGCAAGGATAATGAAGACTGTATTCCTTCTCCAATCTGGAGTATGGCATACCTCCATACATTTCCCAAGCTAAAGTACGGACTTCCTCCCAGATTTCTTCACTATTATTATAGTTCATTGGATAGCCAAGTCTTGAGGAGAGTTCACACAGTATTTCCCAATCATCCCTAGTATCGGGATGAGCATCAACTGCTTTTCGGACACGTTGAATTCTGCGGTCTGTATTTGTGTAGGTACCCTCTACCTCACCCCATGATCTTGCCGGAAGAACAACATCGGCTAGCTTAGCTGTTTCAGTTAAAAATATATCCTGAACGACCAATAGATCAAGGTCATTTAATAGCTTTTCAGTATGTTGTCTATGAACATCTGCTACTAATGGATTTTCACCAATACAGTAAAGCGCTTTTACAAGCCCCTTTTCCATTTGTTCAAATGCCCGGGTTTGTGTATTACCAGGCTCAGGATTAATTTTCACATTCCAGGCCTTTTCAAATCGTTGGCGATACTCATCGTTAGATAGACTCACACCACCTGGCATCTGGTTCGGCAAGCAGCCCATGTCGCCGGCGCCTTGAACATTATTTTGCCCACGTAATGGCATAATACCGCAGCCTTCTCTGCCAATATGTCCTGTTAATAGAGCAAGGTTGGCAATATCGAATACATTATTAACACCACAATGATGCTCTGTAATTCCTAATGTGTAAGCAATCATTGCTTTATCTGCCCTTGCATATTCTCTTGCAGTCTCAACGATATCCTCGGCACTAACCCCTGTAATTGTTGCTGCGTATTCAGGAGTATACATTTTTACATGTTCCTTTAATGTGTCAAAGTCTACAGTAAATTTGTTGATAAATGCAGGGTCATACAAGTTTTCTTCAATAATCACGTGTATCATAGCATTCATAAGGGCAATATCAGAGCCAACATTAATTTGTAAATGACGATGTGAAACCTTCACCATGTCTATTTTTCTTGGATCGATCACAATGATCTTCAATCCTGATTTCACTGCTTTTTTCATACGGTTTGCAATAATCGGATGTGCCTCAGTCGTATTTGAACCCATTAACAGTAAAACCTCTGCACGATCAAAATCTTCCAATGTGTTTGTTGGAGATCCATTTCCAAATACAGTTGCCAGACCGGCAACGCTAGGAGCGTGTCAGGTTCGGTTGCAGCCGTCAATATTGTTGCTGCCGATCACTGCTCTCATAAATTTTTGTGTTACATAGTTTACTTCATTTGTACTTCTCGCTGTAGCAAACATCGTAATGGATTCAGGACCAAATTGATCTTTGATTCCTCTAAGTTTGTCAGCAATAAAGGTGTATGCCTCTTCCCATGTCGTTTCCA from Bacillus sp. DTU_2020_1000418_1_SI_GHA_SEK_038 includes these protein-coding regions:
- a CDS encoding RNA polymerase sigma factor, with protein sequence MKMDACSIDMKEVCDLYYKRIFHAAYCITRDHYLAEDVVQETLLKAYQKMDTIQDKEKMGAWLSSIATRTAIDVIRKERKTTERLAANKDIENTNLIMNQNVEQEVELNFLNEQIHAVINSLSPDQKRVFLLKINYGLKEREIAHLMKLNQNTVKTKLYRIRKYLKSILLESELA
- a CDS encoding DUF6449 domain-containing protein; the encoded protein is MQSKISLVSREIWKTILRSVGWVSILYFLGLFIAVPLEILMTESKYEEHRYFIRIENLFQSNAEIQTVLSIALPVLLAIFLFRFLQVKHFSDFMHSLPLKRERIYHVFTLLGAVILITPVILNSLIVLIIYGPLDLQETLSIGDVFQWMGITIMFNLVIYMAAVFVAMITGLSVVQGGLTYILLLLPIGLIMLFSFNLPFYLYGFPEQYFMENKIDSISPLVALSLINERPVGWGEIIIYILLIFTLYGASLWIYKHRRLEAVSQALIFPFMKPIFKYGATFCSMLLGGMYFGKMEGGTLWLIAGYLFGSILGYFIAEMVLQKSWRIIIHIRGFLIYACTMAVLFILFQFDFTQYEKNIPYTSEIERVHFGNSYYRFIDSETEPYYLEDTDNIELIRRLHKEIVANKGESPSSRDSAFFVYELTNGKRIIRNYEIDKNKYAQFYKLIYESQEYKRVTNEIFQVKEDQIEKITIQPFGPVSKRSIIVDPTEMEEAISILKDEINQATYEEIQDDRDAYSVIEIFQRNDKTAMMQWRVSYEKFEQWLSEKGLLENARVNASDIDTAYIAPKDELDIDFRGFSHEEVFNQMENISNVLKITDKTMLETTLEDTKGYIDGPYVVAIKYKNDRYIDIKSFSSDRVPDFVKQYFE
- a CDS encoding ABC transporter ATP-binding protein is translated as MIKIRNVRKSFEDLEAIENINITVNKGSIYGLLGSNGAGKTTLLKLIAGIYVQDDGVITIDEMPVYENTNIKQRIFFIQDIPYFLPQYTVKQMAQFYENIYPAWDQNRFEELVKAFNMDIHKKVHKFSKGIQRQAAFILGLSTKPDLLLLDEPMDGLDPVMRKKVKGLLIEDVAEREMTVLISSHNLREVEDLCDFIGIMHKGKLMIEKELDDLKSDTHKIQIAFNGPTPPGIFDNVKILHKEKRGSIHLFILNGKEEEISARIIKYNPIIFDILPLTLEEIFIYEMGDVGYAVQNILG
- a CDS encoding GntR family transcriptional regulator, which produces MFELDVRSRKPIYEQLVERLKELIITEILKTDEQLPSVRTLAQQLTINPNTIQKAYRELEVQGYIYSIKGKGSFVSPASPSPNTEKLSKVKSELIKLLSEAMYLGMSADELYKIIQEVEATVGGGIEDDQN
- the fdhF gene encoding formate dehydrogenase subunit alpha encodes the protein MNMGEAAKVKTVCGYCGTGCGLVVEVANNKIVKIRGDKEAPVNKGQTCVKGSFAYEYVHSNRRLTTPLIRKAGVLVETTWEEAYTFIADKLRGIKDQFGPESITMFATARSTNEVNYVTQKFMRAVIGSNNIDGCNRTUHAPSVAGLATVFGNGSPTNTLEDFDRAEVLLLMGSNTTEAHPIIANRMKKAVKSGLKIIVIDPRKIDMVKVSHRHLQINVGSDIALMNAMIHVIIEENLYDPAFINKFTVDFDTLKEHVKMYTPEYAATITGVSAEDIVETAREYARADKAMIAYTLGITEHHCGVNNVFDIANLALLTGHIGREGCGIMPLRGQNNVQGAGDMGCLPNQMPGGVSLSNDEYRQRFEKAWNVKINPEPGNTQTRAFEQMEKGLVKALYCIGENPLVADVHRQHTEKLLNDLDLLVVQDIFLTETAKLADVVLPARSWGEVEGTYTNTDRRIQRVRKAVDAHPDTRDDWEILCELSSRLGYPMNYNNSEEIWEEVRTLAWEMYGGMPYSRLEKEYSLHYPCPDETHPGTFILHQRFFDENASNVRLSPFNAVKYTGPIEKPDEEYPFTLTTGRRYESYNTHTQTNLYASGVKIKQTEESADIHPEDAVKLGIETGDLVEVSSRRGSVQVKAKVTDQVAPGLIFMSFHFEDVPTNVLTINEFDPISGTAEYKACAVKIKALNKVIE